A genomic stretch from Capricornis sumatraensis isolate serow.1 chromosome 4, serow.2, whole genome shotgun sequence includes:
- the KCNJ4 gene encoding inward rectifier potassium channel 4, with amino-acid sequence MHGHSRNGQAHVPRRKRRNRFVKKNGQCNVYFANLSNKSQRYMADIFTTCVDTRWRYMLMIFSAAFLVSWLFFGLLFWCIAFFHGDLEAGPAGAAAATAAGGGGAAPVAPKPCIMHVNGFLGAFLFSVETQTTIGYGFRCVTEECPLAVIAVVVQSIVGCVIDSFMIGTIMAKMARPKKRAQTLLFSHHAVISVRDGKLCLMWRVGNLRKSHIVEAHVRAQLIKPYMTQEGEYLPLDQRDLNVGYDIGLDRIFLVSPIIIVHEIDEDSPLYGMGKEELESEDFEIVVILEGMVEATAMTTQARSSYLASEILWGHRFEPVVFEEKSHYKVDYSRFHKTYEVAGTPCCSARELQESKITVLPAPPPPPSAFCYENELALMSQEEEEMEEEAAAAAAVAAGLGLEAGSKEEAGIIRMLEFGSHLDLERMQATLPLDNISYRRESAI; translated from the coding sequence ATGCACGGGCACAGCCGCAACGGGCAGGCCCACGTGCCCCGGCGGAAACGCCGCAACCGCTTCGTCAAAAAGAACGGCCAATGCAACGTCTACTTCGCCAACCTGAGCAACAAGTCACAGCGCTACATGGCGGACATCTTCACCACCTGCGTGGACACGCGCTGGCGCTACATGCTCATGATCTTCTCCGCGGCCTTCCTCGTCTCCTGGCTCTTTTTCGGCCTCCTCTTCTGGTGCATCGCCTTCTTCCACGGTGACCTGGAGGCCGGCCCGGCGGGGGCCGCGGCGGCGACCGCGGCGGGAGGCGGCGGGGCGGCACCGGTGGCTCCCAAGCCCTGCATTATGCACGTGAATGGCTTCCTGGGCGCCTTCCTCTTCTCGGTGGAGACGCAGACGACCATCGGCTACGGGTTCCGGTGCGTGACGGAGGAGTGCCCGCTGGCGGTCATCGCCGTGGTGGTCCAGTCTATCGTGGGCTGTGTCATCGACTCCTTCATGATTGGCACCATCATGGCCAAGATGGCCCGGCCCAAGAAGCGGGCGCAGACGTTGCTGTTCAGCCACCACGCCGTCATCTCGGTGCGCGACGGCAAGCTCTGCCTCATGTGGCGCGTGGGCAACCTACGCAAGAGCCACATCGTGGAGGCCCACGTGCGGGCCCAGCTCATCAAGCCCTACATGACCCAGGAGGGCGAGTACCTGCCGCTGGATCAGCGGGACCTCAACGTGGGCTACGACATCGGCCTGGACCGCATCTTCCTGGTCTCGCCCATCATCATTGTCCACGAGATCGACGAGGACAGCCCACTCTACGGCATGGGCAAGGAGGAGCTGGAGTCGGAGGACTTCGAGATCGTGGTCATCCTGGAGGGTATGGTGGAGGCCACGGCCATGACCACCCAGGCCCGCAGCTCCTACCTGGCCAGCGAGATCCTGTGGGGCCACCGCTTCGAGCCCGTGGTCTTCGAGGAGAAGAGCCACTACAAGGTGGACTACTCGCGCTTCCACAAGACCTACGAGGTGGCCGGCACGCCCTGCTGCTCTGCCCGGGAGCTGCAGGAGAGCAAGATCACCGTGctgcccgccccgccgcccccgcccagTGCCTTCTGCTACGAGAACGAGCTGGCCCTCATGagccaggaggaagaggagatggaggaggaggctgCGGCCGCTGCCGCCGTGGCTGCGGGCCTGGGCCTGGAGGCGGGCTCCAAGGAGGAGGCGGGCATCATCCGGATGCTGGAGTTTGGCAGCCACCTGGATCTGGAGCGCATGCAAGCCACCCTCCCGCTGGACAACATCTCCTACCGCAGGGAGTCTGCCATCTGA